The following proteins come from a genomic window of Thiothrix winogradskyi:
- a CDS encoding peptidylprolyl isomerase, giving the protein MEVGTYTPVRVGAQVLTEEAIAAELQYHSAAQLDEAWQAAATSLVVKTLLEQRAAQLGIEAASEEERTALLLERDMQVPDPTEAQCLHYFQSNRQRFQTPVLLAVSHILLPAAPDDVQQRDQQRILATQLLRQLQTDPDSFTPLAQQYSACPSSGQGGSLGQLSKGQTVEEFERQVWRLPVGLAEQPVETRFGFHLVRVDQRVEGEPLDYEHVATRIRQYLHEQATRTALSQYLQLLSHEIGVDGIPFATAGSPLVQ; this is encoded by the coding sequence ATGGAAGTTGGGACGTATACCCCCGTGCGCGTTGGTGCGCAAGTGCTGACTGAAGAGGCGATTGCGGCGGAGTTGCAATACCACTCGGCAGCACAATTGGATGAAGCATGGCAAGCAGCGGCAACCAGCTTGGTGGTGAAAACCTTGCTGGAACAACGCGCTGCACAACTGGGTATCGAAGCCGCTAGTGAAGAAGAACGCACCGCCCTGTTGTTGGAAAGGGATATGCAAGTACCCGATCCAACAGAGGCGCAGTGTCTTCACTATTTTCAGAGCAATCGGCAACGCTTTCAAACGCCGGTATTGCTGGCAGTGAGTCATATCTTGCTGCCCGCCGCACCGGATGATGTGCAGCAACGTGACCAACAGCGCATTCTTGCGACCCAGTTGTTACGGCAGTTGCAAACTGACCCGGATAGCTTTACGCCATTAGCCCAGCAGTATTCTGCCTGCCCATCATCGGGGCAAGGTGGCAGTTTGGGGCAATTGTCGAAAGGGCAAACGGTGGAAGAATTCGAGCGGCAAGTATGGCGCTTGCCGGTCGGACTTGCCGAACAGCCAGTGGAAACGCGCTTTGGTTTTCATCTGGTGCGGGTGGATCAGCGCGTGGAAGGCGAGCCGTTGGACTATGAACACGTTGCAACGCGCATCCGCCAGTATTTGCATGAACAGGCAACGCGCACAGCGTTAAGCCAGTACTTGCAATTGCTGAGTCATGAAATCGGGGTGGACGGTATCCCGTTTGCAACAGCCGGTTCGCCGTTGGTGCAGTAA
- the narI gene encoding respiratory nitrate reductase subunit gamma, with amino-acid sequence MSYFDSLFFGLYPYVAGAVFLIGSWLRYDQAQYTWRAGSSQMLSGTGMRKASNLFHVGILVIFFGHLVGLLTPHWLYEPFMSAGTKQVMAIIVGGIAGAACWYGALLLFLRRKNDPRVRATGTTMDLAVIAILLVQVTLGLLTILPTLGHLDGSNMLKLAEWAQSIVFFKGGAAAHLADVGFIFKLHIFLGLTIFLLFPFTRLVHIWSVPVQYVTRQYQIVRARG; translated from the coding sequence ATGTCTTACTTTGATTCACTTTTCTTTGGGCTGTACCCGTATGTAGCGGGGGCGGTGTTTCTGATCGGTAGTTGGTTACGTTATGACCAAGCGCAATACACCTGGCGGGCAGGTTCCAGCCAGATGTTGAGCGGTACGGGAATGCGTAAAGCCAGCAATTTGTTCCATGTGGGCATTCTGGTGATTTTCTTTGGGCATTTGGTCGGCTTGCTGACCCCGCATTGGTTGTATGAACCGTTTATGTCGGCTGGAACCAAGCAAGTCATGGCGATTATTGTCGGCGGCATTGCGGGAGCGGCTTGCTGGTATGGTGCATTGTTGCTGTTTTTGCGCCGTAAAAATGACCCACGGGTACGTGCCACGGGGACAACGATGGATCTGGCGGTGATTGCAATTTTGCTGGTACAAGTGACGCTGGGTTTGCTGACGATTTTGCCGACCTTGGGGCATTTGGATGGCAGCAATATGCTGAAACTGGCGGAATGGGCGCAATCCATTGTGTTCTTTAAAGGCGGTGCGGCGGCGCATCTGGCGGATGTGGGCTTTATCTTTAAGCTGCATATTTTCCTCGGTCTGACCATTTTCCTGTTGTTCCCGTTTACGCGCTTGGTGCATATCTGGAGCGTGCCGGTGCAATACGTGACCCGTCAGTATCAGATCGTGCGGGCGCGGGGGTGA